AATTTCGACCAGATCGCCAAGCCCCGCGGCCTCTGCCAGACCCGCCACGGTAACCGTCCCGCTGCCCGCGGCCACCACACGCCCCAGCGGCCGAATCGGAGACAGGGCCGCGATACGGCGCAAGAGGGCGGCGAAAGGACTGTCAGGCATACGGATTCTCCGGCCGGTTTATCACTTACCGTTTCTAAAGGAATCGCACTTAAGCATTGGTTGAAACCGAGGGAGAAGCCCCGATGTTCAAAGAACTTGAAATACTACGCATGGCACATGGTTTGGCAGAGCATGCCGGCCATCGTCAAACTGTCATTGCACGCAATGTGGCAAATGCCGACACGCCTGGCTTTCGCGCCAAGGACATCGACGGCTTCTCGGAATTCTACTCCAAATCGGATGAAGGGCTGAGCCTGCGCACGACGCGGGCCAATCATTTTTCCGCTGGCGACAGCCTTGGCCAAAACATCGAATTGTTCGATTCGGAAGGCGATGTCGACCCCAACGGCAACAGCGTTTCCCTCGAAAGCGAAATGGTCAAGGCCGCCGAAACCAAGCGTCAGCACGACATGGCACTGGCTGTCTATCACAGCTCGATGGGCATTCTGCGCACCAGCCTCGGCCGGGGCCGGTAGGCGAAAGGATTAGACGATGTACGACCTCAGCGAAACCTTCGGCCTGTCGGCCAGCGGCCTGAAAGCACAGGCCACCCGCCTGCGCCACGTGTCGGAGAATATCTCCAACGTCGACACGCCCGGCTATCACCGCAAGATCACGCCCTTCAATGTCGCGTTCAACGCCGATGGCCTTGCGGGCGAAGTCGAGACCGGCCCGGTCTATCTGGATCAGACCGAACCGAAACAGATTTTCGATCCCGCCCATCCGATGGCCAATGAAGACGGCTATTACGACGGGTCGAATGTCGATCTCATGATCGAGATCGCCGACGCGCGCGAAGCGCAGCGCAGTTACGAAGCCAACCTCAAGATGTTCGACCAGGCCCGCAAGATGACGCAGGGCCTGCTTGAACTGCTACGCCGTTAGGAGACAGAGAAATGGAAATCGGATCCACTTTTGCCGCCCATGGCTATGCCTCGGCGCGGCCGGCAACCCAGCCGGAAGTCCGGACAGACACGCCGGAGAACGCCTTCGTCAACCTCGCGCGGAACTTTGCGCAGACGATGGAAACGGGCGAGCAGACGGCGATCTCTGCCATGTCGGGTTCGGCCGACCCGCATGCACTGGTGCAGGCCCTGGCACAGACCGAACTGGCGATCGAAACCGCCGTCACCGTGCGTGACAAGGTGGTCGAGGCCTATCAGGAAATCCTGCGGATGCCGGTCTGACGCCATGGATGAGGTCATCTTCTACGACACGCTCCGGCAGGGTCTCTGGATCGCGGTGATCATCTCGCTGCCGATCCTCGTGGCCGCGCTGGTCACCGGTGTGACCATCGGCCTGTTCCAGGCCCTGACGTCGATCCAGGAGATGACGCTGACCTTCGTGCCAAAGCTGGCCGCCATCGTCATCGTCTATTGGATGTCGATGGGCTTCATGGCCGAAACGCTGTCCAGCTTTTTCACCGGGCAAATCGTGCCCATGATCGCAGGGATCTGAACCATGTCGAGCACGGGCTATACCACGCTGTCGCGCCAGTCGGGCTTGCTGCGCGAGATGCAAAGCGTCGCCAACAACATCGCCAACGCCACGACCACCGGGTTTCGGCGGGAAGGCGTGATCTTCTCTGAATACGTCCTCGCCGCAGAGGGTGAGGGCGAGTCGCTGTCGATGGCGCGTGCCCATGCCCGCCAGATCGACCTGACCGCCGCGCCCCTGACCCATACCGGCAGCCAGTTCGACTTCGCGATCGAGGGCGAAGGCTTCTTCCAGGTCGAGACGCCGAACGGCCCGCGCCTGACACGGGCCGGCAGCTTCACGCCCAATGGCGAGGGCGATCTTGTCACCCCGGAAGGCTACAGGGTTCTGGACGCAGGCGGCGCCCCCGTGTTCATTCCCGCCGAGGCCAATAACATCGCCGTCGCCGCCGACGGGACGCTGTCGGCCGATGGACAGCCCCTGACCCAGATCGGCCTGTTCACGCCGGCCGACCCCAACGCGCTGTCCTCCGTGGCGGGCACGATGCTCGACCCCGGCGGCGCGACCGAACCGCTGTTGAACGGCACCATCGTGCAGGGGTTCGTCGAAGGCTCCAACGTCGATCCGATTTCGGAAATCGCCCGGATGATCGAAGTGCAGCGCACTTACGAGATGGGCCAGAACTTCCTCGACCGGGAACATGACCGCATCAGTTCCGCCGTGCGCACCCTCGCCGGCAGCAACTAGCCAGAAAGGATAGCCCATGCGCGCCCTGAAGATCGCCGCCACCGGGATGTCGGCCCAGCAGATGCGGGTCGAGACCATTTCCAACAACCTCGCCAACATGAACACCACCGGCTACAACGCACGCCGGGCCGAATTCGCCGACCTGCACTATCAGCAGGTCACGCGCGCCGGCACGATCAACGCCGCGGACGGCACCACCTTGCCGACCGGCATCCAGCTTGGGCTTGGCGTCCGCCCCTCGTCGATCACGGTGCAGGTGTCGCAAGGCTCCCTGTCGCAGACCGGCGGCGATCTGGATGTCGCCATCGAGGGCAAGGGTTATCTGTCCGTCACGCTGCCCTCGGGCGACACCGCCTATACCCGGGACGGCGCCCTGAAACGCAGCGGCGACGGCCTGATCGTCACCGCCGACGGCTATCCCGTCTCGCCCGACATCACCATCCCCGACGATGCCAGCAGCATTTCGATCAACTCCGAGGGG
The genomic region above belongs to Rhodovulum sp. P5 and contains:
- a CDS encoding FlgB family protein, whose translation is MFKELEILRMAHGLAEHAGHRQTVIARNVANADTPGFRAKDIDGFSEFYSKSDEGLSLRTTRANHFSAGDSLGQNIELFDSEGDVDPNGNSVSLESEMVKAAETKRQHDMALAVYHSSMGILRTSLGRGR
- the flgC gene encoding flagellar basal body rod protein FlgC is translated as MYDLSETFGLSASGLKAQATRLRHVSENISNVDTPGYHRKITPFNVAFNADGLAGEVETGPVYLDQTEPKQIFDPAHPMANEDGYYDGSNVDLMIEIADAREAQRSYEANLKMFDQARKMTQGLLELLRR
- the fliE gene encoding flagellar hook-basal body complex protein FliE — translated: MEIGSTFAAHGYASARPATQPEVRTDTPENAFVNLARNFAQTMETGEQTAISAMSGSADPHALVQALAQTELAIETAVTVRDKVVEAYQEILRMPV
- a CDS encoding flagellar biosynthetic protein FliQ, yielding MDEVIFYDTLRQGLWIAVIISLPILVAALVTGVTIGLFQALTSIQEMTLTFVPKLAAIVIVYWMSMGFMAETLSSFFTGQIVPMIAGI
- a CDS encoding flagellar hook-basal body complex protein, which produces MSSTGYTTLSRQSGLLREMQSVANNIANATTTGFRREGVIFSEYVLAAEGEGESLSMARAHARQIDLTAAPLTHTGSQFDFAIEGEGFFQVETPNGPRLTRAGSFTPNGEGDLVTPEGYRVLDAGGAPVFIPAEANNIAVAADGTLSADGQPLTQIGLFTPADPNALSSVAGTMLDPGGATEPLLNGTIVQGFVEGSNVDPISEIARMIEVQRTYEMGQNFLDREHDRISSAVRTLAGSN
- the flgG gene encoding flagellar basal-body rod protein FlgG, which produces MRALKIAATGMSAQQMRVETISNNLANMNTTGYNARRAEFADLHYQQVTRAGTINAADGTTLPTGIQLGLGVRPSSITVQVSQGSLSQTGGDLDVAIEGKGYLSVTLPSGDTAYTRDGALKRSGDGLIVTADGYPVSPDITIPDDASSISINSEGEIYAYFSNQVDPQLLGQFDLTVFSNEKGLEALGSNLFLQTAASGGPITSTPGDNGFGTLRHGYLEDSSVDAVREITELIEAQRGYELNAKVISAADQMLGATTQVR